Proteins found in one Pongo pygmaeus isolate AG05252 chromosome 8, NHGRI_mPonPyg2-v2.0_pri, whole genome shotgun sequence genomic segment:
- the SFRP5 gene encoding secreted frizzled-related protein 5 has protein sequence MRAAAGGVRTAALALLLGALHWAPARCEEYDYYGWQAEPLHGRSYSKPPQCLDIPADLPLCHTVGYKRMRLPNLLEHESLAEVKQQASSWLPLLAKRCHSDTQVFLCSLFAPVCLDRPIYPCRSLCEAVRAGCAPLMEAYGFPWPEMLHCHKFPLDNDLCIAVQFGHLPATAPPVTKICAQCEMEHSADGLMEQMCSSDFVAKMRIKEIMIENGDRKLIGAQKKKKLLKPGPLKRKDTKRLVLHMKNGAGCPCPQLDSLAGSFLVMGRKVDGQLLLMAVYRWDKKNKEMKFAVKFMFSYPCSLYYPFFYGAAEPH, from the exons ATGCGGGCGGCGGCGGGGGGCGTGCGGACGGCCGCGCTGGCGCTGCTGCTGGGGGCGCTGCACTGGGCGCCGGCGCGCTGCGAGGAGTACGACTACTATGGCTGGCAGGCCGAGCCGCTGCACGGCCGCTCCTACTCCAAGCCGCCGCAGTGCCTTGACATCCCTGCCGACCTGCCGCTCTGCCACACGGTGGGCTACAAGCGCATGCGGCTGCCCAACCTGCTGGAGCACGAGAGCCTGGCCGAAGTGAAGCAGCAGGCGAGCAGCTGGCTGCCGCTGCTGGCCAAGCGCTGCCACTCGGATACGCAGGTCTTCCTGTGCTCGCTCTTTGCGCCCGTCTGTCTCGACCGGCCCATCTACCCGTGCCGCTCGCTGTGCGAGGCCGTGCGCGCCGGCTGCGCGCCGCTCATGGAGGCCTACGGCTTCCCCTGGCCTGAGATGCTGCACTGCCACAAGTTCCCCCTGGACAACGACCTCTGCATCGCCGTGCAGTTCGGGCAcctgcccgccaccgcgcctccAG TGACCAAGATCTGCGCCCAGTGTGAGATGGAGCACAGCGCTGACGGCCTCATGGAGCAGATGTGCTCCAGTGACTTTG TGGCCAAAATGCGCATCAAGGAGATCATGATAGAGAATGGGGACCGGAAGTTGATTGGAGCCCAGAAAAAGAAGAAGCTGCTCAAGCCGGGCCCCCTGAAGCGCAAGGACACCAAGCGGCTGGTGCTGCACATGAAGAACGGCGCGGGCTGCCCCTGCCCGCAGCTGGACAGCCTGGCGGGCAGCTTCCTGGTCATGGGCCGCAAAGTGGATGGACAGCTGCTGCTCATGGCCGTCTACCGCTGGGACAAGAAGAATAAGGAGATGAAGTTTGCAGTCAAATTCATGTTCTCCTACCCCTGCTCCCTCTACTACCCTTTCTTCTACGGGGCAGCAGAGCCCCACTGA